CACCGACGACCTCTGCGCTGCCGCCGGCTTCGCGCCAAAAGTCGCTTTCGAGGGCCAGGAATCGGACACCGTGCGCGGACTGGTCGGCGCCGGCTTGGGCGTCGCGCTCCTGCCTCGCTTCGAGCCCGGCGCTCCGGCTGGCGTCGCGGAAGTGCCGTTGCAGCCGCCGGTCAGCCGGACGATCGGGCTCGCCTGGCGCGCTGGCGAACCATTGCCGCCCGCCGTGCGCGCGTTCCGCGACCAGGTCCTCGGCGACGCCCGCTGAGACCTGGTATTTCTATCCCGGCACCGTGCTACCGTTCCGGTATAGAAATACCGCAACCCAGGACGCGAGGTAGTCGTGATCGAGCTGAAGACGCCTGCGGAGATCGACCGCATGCACGTGACCGGGCGGTTCGTCGCCGAAGTGCTGACCGAGGTCGGCCGGCTCGCCGACGTGGGCGTCAACCTGATGGACCTGGAACACCACGTGCGCGGCATGATCAAGCGGCGCGGGGCCGAATCCTGCTACTGGGACTACTCGCCCTCGTTCGGCAAGGGCCCGTTCCGCAACGTCATCTGCCTGTCGGTGAACGACGCGGTCCTGCACGGGCTGCCGCACGACTACGTCCTGCGCGACGGCGACGTGCTCACCGCGGACATCGCGGTGACCATCGACGGCTGGGCGGCGGACTCGGCGCGCACGGTCATCGTCGGCACCCCGGCCGAGGAGGACCAGCGGATCGTCCGGGCCACTGAAGAAGCGCTGGAAGCGGCGATACAGGCGGCCCGCCCAGGCAACCGGCTCGGCGACATCTCCGCCGCGATCGAAGCGGTCGCCACCGGCTACGGCTACCCGGTCAACACCGAGTTCGGCGGGCACGGCATCGGCCGCACCATGCACGGCGAACCGCACGTCTCGAACCGCGGCAAGGCGGGCCGGGGCATGAAGCTGCGACCGGGACTGACCCTCGCGCTGGAGCCGTGGCTGGCCCGTACCACTGACCGCATCGTGTACGACCCGGACGGCTGGACCATCCGCTCCGCCGACGGTTCGCGCACCGCGCACACGGAACACACGGTCGCGATCACCGACGGCGAACCGCGCGTGCTGACCCGCCGGGACGAAGAACTCTCCTGAACCGGCTGGTCAGCTTCCCCGGAGCCGCGCCGGGCGGCATACCAGCACCGATGCGGCGTCAAATGATCGGTCCGCGTTCGCGCCCGGGCGCTGATGAGGGACAATGGAGGTCGAGACCCGGCTGGCATGGGAGTGCGCGACCCGGGCGCGCCGGTTGAGACGGAGGGAGCACGCTATGGCGGCCATGAAGCCCCGGACCGGAGATGGTCCCCTCGAAGTGACCAAGGAGGGGCGGGGCCTCGTCATGCGGGTGCCACTGGAGGGTGGCGGCCGGCTGGTCGTCGAGCTCTCCGCGGAGGAAGCGAAGGACCTCGGCGAGGCGCTGCAGGAGGTCACTGGCTGACCCCAGCTCCCCCATTCTGTCCACTGTGCACCCCGGTCTCCGCATGGAGGCCGGGGTTGCGGTCCATCTGCGCCCGAAGGTTGCTTGCTGTGCGTAACTCGCTACCACCCGTTCCCACGAAGCTGCCCGGAATCGAGGTCGTCGCCGCGACCCGCCGCGGGCTCGCGCTGGCCGTGCTGGTCACCCCGGACGAGGCCGAAACGTACGACGCGAGCGGCAAGACCGCCGAGGTGCGGGACCTGCTTGGCGACGGCCCGCGCTGGGCCGCCGGGATCGGCGACGGCGAGGCGAAGGACTACCGGCGCACCGGCGCGGCGCTGGCACGGACGTTCCGCGCGGCGGCCGAGGATCGTCCGATCCGGACTGTCCAGGTTGTACTGCCCGAAGACGCGACTGCTGAGCAGGCAGCGGAGTTGGCGACCGGGCTCTCCCTCGGCGGCTACCGGTTCGTGGTGACCACTTCGGAGCCGAAACCGCCGATGCCGACAGTGCGGCTGGTTGTCGCGGACGAGCGCGCCGTGCCCGCGTACACGGAAGCGGTGGACCGCGCCCGCGTGCTCGCCGCGGCCGCCGCCTTCACCCGCGACTTGGCGAACTCGCCGTCGAACGTGAAGAACCCGGCGTGGCTGGCGAACACCACCGCGAAGGTGCTCGGCGGCGCGGTCGAGGTGACCGTGCGCGATGAGAAGTGGCTGGCGGACAACAGCTTCGGCGGCGTCCTCGCTGTCGGCGGCGGTTCCGCTTCGCCGCCCCGCCTGATCGAAATGTCCTACCGTCCCCGCGGAGCGGCGAAGCACCTGCTGTTCGTGGGCAAGGGCATCACGTTCGACACCGGCGGCATCTCGATCAAGCCGGCCGACGGCATGCACCTGATGCGCACCGACATGGCGGGCGGCGCGGCCGTGATCGCCGCGGTGCGCGCGATCGCGGAACTGAAGCTGCCGGTGCGGGTCACCGCGCTCGTGCCCACCGCGGAGAACCACGTCTCCGGCAGCGCGTACCGGCCGGGCGACATCGTCCGGCACTACGGCGGCCGGACCACCGAGGTCGGCAACACCGACGCCGAAGGCCGGATGGTGCTGGCCGACGCGCTGGTGTACGGCATCGACCGGTTCAAGCCGGACCTGGTCGTCGACGCGGCGACGCTGACCGGGGCGATGAAGGTCTCGCTGGGCCTGCGCACCGGCGGCGTCTTCGCGACCGACGACGAACTGGCCTCCCGGGTGGTCGAGGCAGGCGCCCGCGTCGGCGAGGCGTGGTGGCGGATGCCGCTGGTCGAGGACTACGCGCACGGCATCGACGGCGAACTCGGCGACGTCCGGCAGACTCCCGGCGGTCCGGGCGGGATCATGGCGGCGCTGTTCCTGCGCGAGTTCACCGCCGGGTTGCCGTGGGCGCACTTGGACATCGCGGGTCCGGCCCGGGCGGACAAGACCTACGACGACGTGGTGCCGGGAGCGTCCGGCTTCGCGGCGCGGACATTGGTGGAGTTCGCGGCCTCGTACGAGAGCTGAACGCCACCTCGCCGCGCTCTCCCCGCTGTCTCGCGCTAATGCGAGACTCAGTGCCGAGAACCTGAGCACCCGCTTCCTAGGAGCACTCGTGACCGAATCCAACGTCCTGCTGACCGCCGACGCCGACGGCGTGCGCACGCTCACCCTGAACCGGCCGGAGGCGTACAACTCGCTGACGGTCGAGCTCAAGGAGCGCCTGATCGCCGAACTTCGGGCGGCGGCCGAGGACCCGGACGTGCGCGCGGTCGTGCTCACCGGCACCGGCAAGGCGTTCTGCGCGGGGCAGGACCTCAAGGAGCACGTCGGCCTGCTGCAGGCGAACGACCCGGCGCCGCTGCACACCGTCAGCGATCACTACAACCCGATCGTCAAGCTGATCACCGGGATGGCCAAGCCGGTGATCGCCGCGGTCAACGGCACCGCGGCGGGCGCGGGCGCGGCCTTCGCCTATGCCAGCGACCTGCGGATCGCGGCGGAGTCCTCCTCCTACCTGATGGCGTTCGCCAACGTCGGGCTCGGCCCGGACTCGGGTGCGTCCTGGACGCTGCAGCGACTGATCGGCTACGGCCGTGCGGCCGAGCTCATGCTGATGGCGCGCACGGTCGACTCGGCGGAGGCACTGCGCATCGGCCTGGTCGGCGAGGTCGTGCCGGACGAGGAGCTGGCAGCTCGGGCGCAGAAGGTCGCCGCGAAGCTCGCGGCGGGGCCGACGGTGGCGTACGCGAAGATCAAGAACGTACTGTCGGTCGCGGCGGAGTCCTCGCTGGACGAGGCACTCGCCGCCGAGGACGCCGCACAGACCGCGCTCGGCGGGACCGCGGACCACACTGAGGCGGTCGAAGCGTTCGTCACCAAGCGCAAGCCGAACTTCCAGGGGAAATAAGCACCGTCGCCGCGTGAGCGGGTACTGCGCTCACGCGGCGCGGAAGCAGCCTTCCACGTGGTCGTCGACCATGCCGGTGGCTTGCATGAGCGCGTAGCAAGTCGTCGGGCCGAGGAACGCGAAGCCACGCTTCTTCAGTTCCTTCGCCATCGCTTTCGACTCGTCGGTCACTGCGGGTACGTCCGCCATTGTGCGCGGGCGCCGGTGCTTCGCCGGTGCGAAGGTCCACAGCAACTCGTCCAGCGCCACGTCGAGCGACTCCATCGCGCGCGCGTTCTTCACCGCGGCTTCGATCTTCATGCGGTTGCGCACGATGCCCGCGTCCTGCATCAGCCGTTCGACGTCCTTCTCGCCGAACCGCGCCACCTTCGCAGGCACGAAGCCGCGGAACGCCTTACGAAAGTTCTCGCGCTTGCGCAGGATGGTGATCCAGGACAGCCCGGACTGGAAGGACTCGAGGCACAGCCGTTCGTACAGTTCGGCTTCGCCGTGCAGCGGCACCCCCCACTCTTCGTCGTGGTATGCCGCGTAGTCCGGTGCCGAGTTGCCCCAACTGCACCGGGCGACACCGTCCTCGCCCAGCAATTCCGTCATTGCTCCCCCATCGAGTAATTCTCCGCGAAATTCGCGAACTGCCGCAGCGAATGCCGGACGCCGAGCGCGAAAGCCGGACGG
This sequence is a window from Amycolatopsis benzoatilytica AK 16/65. Protein-coding genes within it:
- a CDS encoding enoyl-CoA hydratase-related protein; its protein translation is MTESNVLLTADADGVRTLTLNRPEAYNSLTVELKERLIAELRAAAEDPDVRAVVLTGTGKAFCAGQDLKEHVGLLQANDPAPLHTVSDHYNPIVKLITGMAKPVIAAVNGTAAGAGAAFAYASDLRIAAESSSYLMAFANVGLGPDSGASWTLQRLIGYGRAAELMLMARTVDSAEALRIGLVGEVVPDEELAARAQKVAAKLAAGPTVAYAKIKNVLSVAAESSLDEALAAEDAAQTALGGTADHTEAVEAFVTKRKPNFQGK
- a CDS encoding DNA-3-methyladenine glycosylase I gives rise to the protein MTELLGEDGVARCSWGNSAPDYAAYHDEEWGVPLHGEAELYERLCLESFQSGLSWITILRKRENFRKAFRGFVPAKVARFGEKDVERLMQDAGIVRNRMKIEAAVKNARAMESLDVALDELLWTFAPAKHRRPRTMADVPAVTDESKAMAKELKKRGFAFLGPTTCYALMQATGMVDDHVEGCFRAA
- the map gene encoding type I methionyl aminopeptidase is translated as MIELKTPAEIDRMHVTGRFVAEVLTEVGRLADVGVNLMDLEHHVRGMIKRRGAESCYWDYSPSFGKGPFRNVICLSVNDAVLHGLPHDYVLRDGDVLTADIAVTIDGWAADSARTVIVGTPAEEDQRIVRATEEALEAAIQAARPGNRLGDISAAIEAVATGYGYPVNTEFGGHGIGRTMHGEPHVSNRGKAGRGMKLRPGLTLALEPWLARTTDRIVYDPDGWTIRSADGSRTAHTEHTVAITDGEPRVLTRRDEELS
- a CDS encoding leucyl aminopeptidase family protein, translated to MRNSLPPVPTKLPGIEVVAATRRGLALAVLVTPDEAETYDASGKTAEVRDLLGDGPRWAAGIGDGEAKDYRRTGAALARTFRAAAEDRPIRTVQVVLPEDATAEQAAELATGLSLGGYRFVVTTSEPKPPMPTVRLVVADERAVPAYTEAVDRARVLAAAAAFTRDLANSPSNVKNPAWLANTTAKVLGGAVEVTVRDEKWLADNSFGGVLAVGGGSASPPRLIEMSYRPRGAAKHLLFVGKGITFDTGGISIKPADGMHLMRTDMAGGAAVIAAVRAIAELKLPVRVTALVPTAENHVSGSAYRPGDIVRHYGGRTTEVGNTDAEGRMVLADALVYGIDRFKPDLVVDAATLTGAMKVSLGLRTGGVFATDDELASRVVEAGARVGEAWWRMPLVEDYAHGIDGELGDVRQTPGGPGGIMAALFLREFTAGLPWAHLDIAGPARADKTYDDVVPGASGFAARTLVEFAASYES
- a CDS encoding DUF3117 domain-containing protein, producing MAAMKPRTGDGPLEVTKEGRGLVMRVPLEGGGRLVVELSAEEAKDLGEALQEVTG